In Oncorhynchus kisutch isolate 150728-3 linkage group LG5, Okis_V2, whole genome shotgun sequence, a genomic segment contains:
- the LOC116374215 gene encoding uncharacterized protein LOC116374215: MYSGLPFSNPKWLIFFSHLTYCLMVVYHLVVSCNLSCATLLVRCHFRYHRKTCPGGDQTRECGNGAEPLGPFPLPVLLSISLRLQWFFHSLMCAFCLTVSFLYWSLDSPMEHHPLSPFNLNMHIGNSAQALLDLLLSAAPVHLARYLNQLFISCLYILFAVACWLTYIYLQGSGLFRVSHSGLSVCAGLCTGLPAPLSLPSM, encoded by the exons ATGTACTCTGGCCTGCCGTTTTCCAATCCCAAGTGGCTCATCTTCTTCAGCCACCTAACCTACTGCCTGATGGTGGTCTACCACCTGGTGGTTTCCTGTAACCTGTCCTGTGCCACGCTCTTGGTCAGGTGCCACTTCAGGTACCATAGAAAGACTTGTCCTGGAG GGGACCAAACTAGAGAATGTGGAAATGGAGCAGAGCCCTTGGGTCCTTTCCCCCTCcccgttctcctctccatctccctgagACTGCAGTGGTTCTTCCACAGCCTGATGTGTGCCTTCTGCCTCACTGTGTCCTTCCTCTACTGGAGTCTCGACTCCCCCATGGAGCACCACCCTCTGTCCCCCTTCAACCTCAACATGCACATCGGCAACTCTGCCCAGGCCCTTCTGGACCTCCTCTTATCAGCTGCGCCCGTCCACTTGGCCCGCTATCTCAACCAGCTCTTCATTAGCTGCCTCTACATCCTGTTTGCTGTGGCCTGCTGGCTGACTTACATCTATCTGCAAGGTTCTGGACTTTTCAGGGTATCCCATAGTGGCCTCTCTGTGTGTGCTGGGCTTTGCACTGGTTTGCCTGCCCCTCTGTCACTTCCTAGTATGTAA